The Vampirovibrio chlorellavorus genomic sequence TAGTGCAAGCAACGTTTCACAAGTGGAAGCAGAAATACGGCGGTTTGAACGTTAATGAAGCCAGGCGTTTGAAAGAGCTGGAAACAGAGAACAGCCGTTTAAAGAGAATGGTGGCTGACCTCATGCTGGAAAACGAGGCTGTGAAAGACGTTTTAAAAAAGCTCTAAGGCCCAGAGTGCGCAGAACGGTGGTAGGAATGCTTCAACCCAAGGGGCTCTCCTTCCGCCGCTCCTGCGGTTTAGCGGGGATGAG encodes the following:
- a CDS encoding transposase, with protein sequence MDSFTEEQIVKALQEQEIRDKTIVAISRELGIVQATFHKWKQKYGGLNVNEARRLKELETENSRLKRMVADLMLENEAVKDVLKKL